The following are encoded in a window of Candidatus Eisenbacteria bacterium genomic DNA:
- a CDS encoding CHAT domain-containing protein — MRMRSPRRGRWGSPREDQLPGVMRASLWTRAQACASILALVQLIACSLCVVAAAAEGDPAGSVEEGAIARLIDQGSYLDAEARARILLEQRERARGSGSPEVAIALDLLVRSMYEGGKASLAETEALSRRAVDLKERLFGSEEPEVAVSLRHLGRLLHFAGRLNDAGPPLERAVRIGRESGPSAERNLADALSALGELRTDMSRYSEADALYSERQRILSRLLGPDAPELARDHHNLARLRYRQGMYKDALEEYGRAGEILTKAYGHSHFANALIENGLAIVYDEINEYVKAREHYERAVAIAEASLPAGDPFLVSCLNNLGRVHQNLADYGRAEELYLRSLEMRVARGEAEDPSTLMNLAEIKHLAGNLAAADSLCRRAIEGWEASVGAEAPELATGLRCLASVRLEMGDLAGAEALFARALSIKEASLGPDHLDLCAILIGLAKVRLIAGEDESARRAYERALEIGRKNLGDENLVEADLLPNLGLMALASGRSDEALEDGLRAEAVRSSHVRATAPFLPERQALGLVASRTAGLDLALTVASEGVLPRAARDCWDAVARSRGQVLEMMALRNRIPAVGGSSDAKRLAEVLAAASARYAELLVQGPLQRTPAAYREDLEAAREKREAIERRLGAISFAFRAARAVERSGLREALDGLPPKTVLLAYVRYDRQVPRGAMGRRRPEARASVSAPAPAETEPSYAVFVANGFPSEIHMIDLGPAERIEGLVRAVQREASSIAATRQETADEAERAYRAAGERLREIVWDPVVPLLTGCGQVFVVPDGALHFINLSALPVEEESYLLEMGRTIHYLSAERDLVVAPISEEAEGLLAIGAPDFDGYPEIAEGDSDAGRAEAPAAAGMPFRGGREPCLEFQSVRFGPLPATKGEVEEIAGLWRRAAPEGSVIAAHAGGGAALILAGSHATESSVKRLAPGKAAIHLATHGFFIAGQCLSAAPAARGIGGLAAAPTEKTPAWRENPLRLAGLALAGANRRGEANPRGEDGSLTAEEIAAMNLEGARWAVLSACDTGLGEIRRNEGILGLQRAFRVAGVRTIIMSLWPVEDRSAGEWMRRLYDARLSKRMTTMDAVQEATLGSLLTRRANGRSTHPFHWAAFVAVGDWR, encoded by the coding sequence ATGCGGATGCGGAGCCCTCGTCGCGGGAGGTGGGGCTCTCCGCGGGAGGACCAGCTCCCCGGGGTGATGAGGGCATCATTGTGGACGAGAGCCCAGGCCTGCGCGTCGATTCTCGCCCTCGTCCAGCTTATCGCCTGCAGTCTCTGCGTCGTCGCAGCCGCTGCGGAGGGCGATCCGGCCGGCTCCGTGGAGGAAGGGGCGATCGCCAGGCTCATCGATCAGGGATCGTACCTCGACGCGGAGGCCAGGGCGCGCATCCTCCTTGAGCAGCGGGAACGCGCCCGGGGATCAGGCTCGCCCGAAGTCGCGATCGCGCTCGATCTGCTCGTGAGGAGCATGTACGAGGGGGGCAAGGCGTCGCTCGCCGAGACGGAGGCTCTCTCGCGCCGCGCTGTGGATCTGAAAGAGCGTCTCTTCGGATCCGAGGAGCCCGAGGTGGCGGTGAGCTTGAGACACCTCGGGCGCCTGCTCCACTTCGCCGGCCGCCTGAACGACGCAGGACCGCCGCTGGAGCGCGCTGTGCGGATCGGGCGGGAATCCGGGCCTTCCGCCGAGCGGAACCTCGCCGACGCCCTGTCGGCCCTGGGCGAACTCCGGACGGACATGAGCCGGTACTCCGAGGCGGATGCCCTTTACAGCGAGCGCCAGAGGATCCTCTCGCGGCTCCTGGGTCCGGACGCTCCGGAACTGGCTCGCGATCACCACAACCTCGCCCGGCTGCGCTACCGGCAGGGAATGTATAAGGACGCCCTCGAGGAATACGGACGCGCGGGGGAGATCCTGACCAAGGCATATGGACACTCGCATTTCGCGAACGCCCTGATAGAAAACGGCCTCGCCATCGTTTATGACGAGATCAACGAGTATGTGAAGGCACGAGAGCACTACGAGCGGGCCGTCGCGATCGCCGAGGCGAGCCTTCCCGCGGGCGATCCCTTCCTGGTCTCGTGCCTCAACAACCTTGGTCGCGTCCATCAGAACCTCGCCGACTATGGAAGGGCCGAGGAGCTGTACCTGCGATCGCTGGAGATGCGTGTCGCGAGAGGCGAGGCCGAGGATCCATCGACGCTGATGAATCTCGCTGAGATCAAGCACCTGGCGGGAAACCTCGCGGCGGCCGACTCGCTCTGCCGGAGGGCGATCGAGGGATGGGAGGCGTCCGTGGGGGCGGAGGCTCCCGAGCTCGCGACCGGGCTCAGATGCCTGGCGTCCGTGCGTCTGGAGATGGGAGATCTCGCGGGAGCGGAGGCGCTCTTCGCTCGCGCCTTGTCGATCAAGGAGGCGAGCCTTGGGCCGGATCACCTCGATCTCTGCGCGATTCTGATCGGGCTGGCGAAAGTTCGTCTGATCGCCGGCGAAGACGAGTCCGCCCGGCGGGCGTACGAACGAGCGCTGGAGATAGGAAGAAAGAACCTGGGAGACGAGAACCTCGTGGAGGCCGATCTGCTTCCGAATCTCGGACTGATGGCGCTGGCGTCAGGCCGGTCCGACGAGGCGCTCGAGGACGGGCTCCGCGCGGAAGCGGTCCGTAGCTCGCATGTGCGGGCCACGGCGCCATTCCTCCCGGAGAGGCAGGCGCTCGGACTTGTGGCAAGCAGGACCGCGGGGCTGGACCTCGCGTTGACCGTGGCGTCGGAGGGGGTCCTCCCCCGCGCAGCACGGGACTGCTGGGACGCGGTGGCCAGGTCGCGCGGACAGGTTCTCGAGATGATGGCCCTCCGGAATCGGATTCCGGCAGTGGGGGGGAGCAGCGACGCCAAGCGTCTCGCGGAGGTTCTCGCGGCCGCGAGCGCGAGGTACGCGGAGCTTCTGGTACAGGGACCGTTGCAGAGGACACCGGCGGCGTACAGGGAGGATCTCGAAGCCGCGCGCGAAAAAAGAGAGGCCATCGAACGCAGGCTCGGCGCGATCAGCTTCGCATTCCGGGCGGCCCGCGCGGTGGAGCGATCCGGTCTGAGAGAGGCTCTCGACGGGCTACCCCCGAAGACCGTTCTGCTCGCGTATGTCAGATACGACCGGCAGGTTCCTCGCGGGGCGATGGGGCGGAGACGTCCGGAAGCCCGCGCCTCCGTCTCCGCCCCCGCTCCCGCCGAGACCGAGCCGTCGTATGCCGTCTTCGTCGCGAACGGGTTTCCGTCCGAGATCCACATGATCGATCTCGGTCCGGCCGAGCGGATCGAGGGCCTCGTGCGCGCCGTCCAACGCGAAGCCTCGTCGATCGCCGCCACCAGGCAGGAGACCGCCGACGAGGCGGAACGCGCCTACCGGGCAGCCGGCGAACGCCTTCGCGAGATCGTCTGGGATCCGGTCGTCCCGCTGCTGACCGGTTGCGGGCAGGTCTTCGTCGTGCCCGATGGCGCGCTCCACTTCATCAATCTGTCCGCCCTGCCGGTCGAGGAGGAGAGCTACCTGCTCGAGATGGGCCGGACGATCCATTACCTGTCCGCGGAGCGGGATCTCGTCGTCGCGCCGATCTCGGAAGAGGCCGAGGGGCTGCTCGCGATCGGCGCGCCCGATTTCGATGGCTATCCGGAGATAGCCGAAGGCGACAGCGACGCGGGGAGGGCAGAGGCCCCTGCGGCGGCCGGGATGCCTTTCCGCGGAGGAAGGGAACCCTGCCTCGAGTTCCAGTCGGTTCGCTTCGGGCCTCTTCCGGCGACGAAGGGGGAGGTCGAGGAGATCGCCGGACTCTGGCGCCGCGCCGCGCCTGAGGGGAGCGTCATAGCCGCTCACGCGGGCGGCGGCGCGGCGCTGATCCTTGCGGGGTCCCATGCGACGGAGTCGAGCGTCAAGCGGCTCGCTCCGGGCAAGGCCGCGATCCACCTCGCGACGCACGGCTTCTTCATCGCCGGCCAGTGCCTCTCCGCGGCGCCCGCCGCCCGAGGGATCGGAGGGCTCGCCGCCGCCCCGACGGAGAAGACGCCGGCCTGGCGCGAGAATCCGCTTCGCCTGGCCGGTCTCGCGCTCGCCGGCGCCAACAGGAGAGGCGAAGCCAACCCTCGGGGAGAGGACGGCAGCCTCACCGCCGAGGAGATCGCCGCCATGAATCTCGAGGGCGCTCGGTGGGCTGTGCTCTCGGCCTGCGACACGGGGCTGGGAGAGATCCGAAGGAACGAGGGGATCCTCGGGTTGCAACGCGCCTTTCGGGTGGCCGGCGTGAGGACGATCATCATGAGCCTCTGGCCGGTGGAGGATCGATCCGCCGGCGAGTGGATGAGAAGGCTCTACGATGCCCGTCTATCGAAGCGAATGACCACGATGGACGCCGTGCAGGAGGCGACCTTGGGCTCGCTTCTCACGCGGCGCGCGAACGGTAGGAGCACGCACCCGTTCCACTGGGCGGCGTTTGTCGCCGTCGGAGACTGGAGATGA
- a CDS encoding DUF4384 domain-containing protein — protein sequence MSKGDDLIARIAEGIADGRAIDWSVERDVDPMLRSKLRNLRAIAQVNAIYKREPFPPRAGDTGEMRATIPIAPSRLGETSEESDGEALERWGRLRLLKRVGVGSYGEVYRARDPALDREVALKLLRPEASRAAADGVIHEAKQLARVRHPNVLTVHGAEEREGRVGIWSDYIEGKTLEECLREQGPFSAEEATLIGIDLLRAIAAVHAAGLVHRDIKAANVMREKGGRIVLMDFGTAIDRRASEEGTDLAGTAVYLAPELFRGGSGGIAADIYSVGVLIFRLVTGRYPVDGATVADLANKHRSGESARLRDLRPELPGVFVQAVEAALRADPCQRYRTAGEFEQALAGPTALVDRAGAKGARRSWILVAAVAGCAIAAALIAERALTPGALGVEAALFRNAGGADERLRDGASIGPGDRLFMEIEASAKSHVYVFNEDSRGDAYLLYPLTGLDPANPLEGGVKHRLPGEKGGMRQYWNVTSSGGHETVYVIASRGPLEDLERSLASLPQAGSGSPLALSGADLGLVLRGIGGISAEPASGAEASRPGLSGVFSRLEAKDSGSRRLWTWKVELENP from the coding sequence ATGAGCAAGGGTGACGATCTGATCGCCAGGATCGCCGAGGGGATCGCCGACGGGAGAGCCATCGACTGGTCCGTCGAGCGGGATGTCGATCCCATGCTGAGGAGCAAGTTGAGGAATCTGCGCGCCATCGCGCAGGTGAACGCGATCTACAAGAGAGAACCCTTCCCGCCTCGGGCCGGCGACACCGGCGAGATGCGGGCAACGATCCCGATTGCCCCGTCCCGCCTCGGCGAAACGAGCGAGGAATCGGACGGCGAAGCGCTCGAGCGCTGGGGACGGCTGCGTCTCCTGAAGAGGGTCGGCGTGGGGAGCTACGGGGAAGTCTATCGCGCGCGCGATCCGGCCCTCGACCGCGAAGTCGCCCTCAAGCTGCTCCGGCCGGAGGCCTCGCGGGCCGCGGCGGACGGCGTGATCCACGAGGCGAAGCAGCTCGCGCGGGTTCGCCATCCCAATGTGCTCACCGTCCACGGGGCGGAGGAACGCGAGGGGCGCGTCGGCATCTGGAGCGACTACATCGAGGGCAAGACCCTGGAGGAGTGCCTCCGCGAGCAGGGTCCCTTCAGCGCCGAGGAGGCCACGCTCATAGGGATCGATCTGCTGCGGGCTATCGCAGCCGTCCACGCGGCCGGCCTCGTCCACAGGGACATCAAGGCGGCCAACGTCATGCGTGAAAAGGGCGGCCGCATCGTCCTGATGGACTTCGGCACTGCGATCGATCGACGCGCCTCGGAGGAGGGAACGGACCTGGCCGGAACCGCCGTCTATCTCGCTCCGGAGCTCTTCCGCGGCGGCTCCGGAGGGATCGCGGCCGACATCTACTCGGTGGGGGTTCTGATCTTCAGATTGGTCACAGGGCGTTACCCGGTCGACGGAGCCACCGTCGCCGATCTCGCGAACAAGCATCGAAGCGGAGAGTCCGCGCGGCTGCGGGACCTTCGTCCCGAGCTTCCCGGGGTCTTCGTTCAGGCAGTCGAGGCCGCTCTCAGGGCGGATCCGTGTCAGAGATACAGGACTGCCGGCGAGTTCGAGCAGGCGCTCGCAGGGCCGACTGCGTTAGTGGATCGCGCCGGTGCGAAGGGCGCGCGGAGGAGCTGGATTCTCGTGGCCGCGGTCGCCGGTTGCGCGATCGCCGCGGCCCTGATCGCGGAAAGAGCGCTGACACCGGGGGCGCTCGGCGTCGAGGCCGCCCTGTTTCGCAATGCCGGCGGAGCGGATGAGCGCCTCCGCGACGGCGCGAGCATCGGGCCCGGAGACAGGCTCTTCATGGAGATCGAGGCGTCGGCGAAGTCGCACGTGTACGTCTTCAATGAGGACAGCAGGGGAGATGCCTATCTCCTGTATCCTCTCACCGGTCTCGATCCGGCAAACCCGCTCGAGGGGGGCGTGAAGCACAGGCTTCCCGGGGAGAAGGGCGGGATGCGGCAGTACTGGAACGTAACGAGCAGCGGGGGGCACGAGACCGTCTATGTGATCGCCTCGCGAGGGCCCCTCGAGGATCTCGAGAGAAGTCTCGCCTCACTCCCGCAGGCTGGATCGGGATCTCCCCTTGCTCTCTCCGGCGCGGACCTCGGCCTGGTCCTGCGCGGAATCGGCGGCATCTCCGCCGAGCCGGCGTCGGGAGCGGAGGCCTCGCGGCCGGGGCTGTCCGGCGTATTCAGCCGCCTCGAGGCGAAGGACAGCGGATCTCGACGGCTCTGGACCTGGAAGGTCGAGCTGGAGAACCCCTGA
- a CDS encoding sigma-70 family RNA polymerase sigma factor — protein sequence MDKPPPQHPDPGETTPALESTAALLGLVRSGDRPARERLFARYLPRLQRWASGRLPARARGPADTDDLVQITLLKALEKVEGFEPRHEGAFLAYLRQILLNQIRDEIRRAGRRPQTTEVDDQLAGGEASPLEEAIGADLLHRYEEALERLTEREREAILLRIEMDCTYRELAEAMESPSENAARMFVTRALVKLAEGMHEQG from the coding sequence ATGGACAAGCCTCCACCGCAGCATCCAGATCCAGGGGAAACGACACCCGCCCTCGAGTCGACCGCAGCGCTCCTGGGACTGGTCAGGAGCGGAGATCGCCCGGCACGCGAGAGGCTCTTCGCTCGCTATCTTCCGCGTCTGCAGCGGTGGGCCTCGGGCAGGCTTCCGGCCCGCGCCCGGGGGCCGGCCGACACGGATGACCTTGTGCAGATCACCCTCCTGAAAGCGTTGGAGAAGGTGGAGGGATTCGAACCCAGGCACGAGGGAGCGTTCCTCGCCTACCTGCGTCAGATCCTCCTGAATCAGATTCGCGATGAGATCCGGCGCGCTGGACGGCGGCCACAGACGACGGAGGTTGACGACCAGCTCGCCGGAGGGGAGGCGTCTCCCCTCGAGGAGGCGATCGGCGCAGATCTCCTCCACCGTTACGAGGAGGCGCTCGAGAGGCTGACCGAGAGGGAGCGCGAGGCGATCCTGCTGAGGATCGAGATGGACTGCACCTACAGGGAGCTGGCGGAGGCGATGGAAAGTCCGTCGGAGAACGCCGCCAGGATGTTCGTCACCCGCGCTCTGGTCAAGCTTGCGGAGGGGATGCATGAGCAAGGGTGA
- a CDS encoding OPT family oligopeptide transporter — protein sequence MLRWRLVHVEPSRAASATVCPFCRDASLALPPGGASGGGSPGRRPSRLARRATARGPAWRLLPARGPPKLPATPFGGAEATDRGEPMALQHLTEEQVATWTREQKDRWWLANVWRGDMPQLTLRASITGFLLGGILSATNLYVGAKTGWTLGVGITSVILAFAMFKVLSRLGARDMTILENNCMQSIATAAGYMTGPLISGMAAYMMVQNRPMEWWQMLLFNVVLSLLGVLVAFPMKRRFINDEQQPFPEGRACGVVLDTLYTSHASVGLFKARALAYAALIAGGLKFISGENIMNYIQTKLLRLKSFWHLPENLDAWYYRLADRGILPIPKLANADIRQLGLTATLDLAMFGAGGLMGIRAAVSMLIGMILNFCFIVPWMISIGEISPRADGTFSRIHVLNTWALWWGISIMVVAALASLFAKPKILLSSFTGFLKRKKAAGEDVVAHIELPLWISFVGVPIIGALGVWMTHAWFGVRVDLGALAIPLIIVLTLIAANSTALTGITPTGSLSKIPQFLFGTLHPKHPPTNLMTALMCTEVASNASNLLMDIKPGYMLGAKPRQQAIGHCIGIMAGAIASTPLFYLLFLSDYRPGANLQDVMITNQFGFPSALQWKGVSDLVAAVFSEGRSPIPQSAVWAMGIAAVVGLALELVRILRRRGFPLSPLAIGLGVVIPPDSTIAMFAGAGFFWLMRRRYEGRPGARGHALWIETQEPICAGMIAGAALVGITDVLVRVFLL from the coding sequence ATGCTGCGGTGGAGGCTTGTCCATGTCGAACCCTCCCGCGCGGCGTCTGCAACGGTCTGTCCGTTTTGTCGCGACGCCAGTCTAGCACTCCCTCCGGGGGGCGCAAGCGGGGGCGGGTCCCCGGGGCGCCGCCCGTCCCGGCTTGCCCGGCGCGCCACGGCGCGCGGGCCGGCCTGGCGGTTGCTTCCCGCCCGGGGGCCCCCTAAGCTCCCCGCGACCCCATTCGGGGGCGCGGAAGCCACGGACCGAGGAGAACCCATGGCCTTGCAGCATCTGACAGAGGAACAGGTCGCGACCTGGACGCGCGAGCAGAAGGACCGGTGGTGGCTCGCCAACGTCTGGCGGGGGGACATGCCCCAGCTCACCCTGCGGGCTTCGATCACCGGTTTCCTGCTGGGAGGGATCCTCTCGGCGACCAACCTCTACGTGGGCGCCAAGACCGGCTGGACTCTCGGGGTCGGCATCACGTCGGTCATCCTCGCCTTCGCGATGTTCAAGGTCCTCTCGCGCCTCGGCGCGAGGGACATGACGATCCTCGAGAACAACTGCATGCAGTCGATCGCCACCGCGGCGGGTTACATGACCGGGCCGCTGATCTCCGGGATGGCCGCCTACATGATGGTCCAGAACCGGCCGATGGAGTGGTGGCAGATGCTGCTCTTCAACGTCGTCCTCTCCCTTCTCGGCGTCCTCGTGGCGTTTCCGATGAAGCGGCGGTTCATCAACGACGAGCAGCAACCGTTTCCCGAGGGCCGGGCCTGCGGCGTCGTCCTGGACACGCTCTACACCTCCCACGCCTCGGTGGGACTGTTCAAGGCGCGCGCGCTCGCCTATGCCGCCCTGATCGCGGGGGGGCTCAAGTTCATCTCCGGCGAGAACATCATGAACTACATCCAGACGAAGCTGCTCCGCCTGAAGTCGTTCTGGCACCTCCCCGAGAACCTGGACGCCTGGTACTACAGGCTGGCCGACAGGGGAATCCTGCCGATTCCCAAGCTCGCGAACGCCGACATCCGCCAGCTCGGCCTGACGGCGACTCTCGACCTCGCCATGTTCGGCGCCGGCGGGCTCATGGGGATCCGGGCGGCCGTCAGCATGCTGATCGGGATGATCCTCAACTTCTGCTTCATCGTCCCCTGGATGATCTCGATCGGAGAGATCTCTCCCCGGGCCGACGGAACCTTCAGCAGGATCCACGTCCTGAACACATGGGCGCTCTGGTGGGGCATCTCCATCATGGTGGTCGCCGCCCTGGCCTCTCTCTTCGCGAAACCGAAGATCCTCCTCTCCTCCTTCACAGGATTCCTGAAGAGGAAGAAGGCGGCCGGGGAGGACGTGGTCGCCCACATCGAGCTGCCCCTGTGGATCTCCTTCGTCGGCGTGCCAATCATCGGAGCGCTCGGCGTCTGGATGACCCACGCATGGTTCGGGGTGCGCGTGGATCTCGGGGCCCTCGCGATCCCGCTCATCATCGTGCTCACGCTGATCGCCGCGAACTCGACCGCTCTCACCGGAATCACGCCGACCGGCTCCCTGTCCAAGATCCCGCAGTTTCTCTTCGGGACGCTCCATCCGAAGCATCCCCCCACGAACCTGATGACCGCCCTCATGTGCACCGAGGTAGCCTCCAACGCCTCGAATCTGCTCATGGACATCAAACCGGGCTACATGCTCGGCGCGAAACCCCGGCAGCAGGCGATCGGCCACTGCATCGGGATCATGGCCGGCGCCATCGCCAGCACGCCCCTCTTCTATCTGCTGTTCCTCTCGGACTACAGGCCCGGCGCGAACCTGCAAGACGTGATGATCACCAACCAGTTCGGCTTCCCCTCCGCTCTTCAATGGAAGGGGGTGTCCGACCTCGTCGCCGCGGTCTTCTCGGAGGGCCGCTCCCCCATCCCGCAGTCGGCCGTCTGGGCCATGGGAATCGCTGCGGTCGTCGGACTGGCCCTCGAGCTGGTGCGGATCCTCCGCCGGCGCGGCTTCCCCCTCTCGCCTCTCGCCATCGGCCTCGGCGTCGTGATCCCGCCCGATTCGACGATCGCCATGTTCGCCGGCGCCGGGTTCTTCTGGCTCATGCGCCGCCGCTACGAGGGGCGACCGGGCGCCAGGGGGCATGCCCTGTGGATCGAGACTCAGGAGCCGATCTGCGCGGGGATGATCGCGGGCGCGGCCCTGGTGGGAATCACCGATGTCCTGGTCAGGGTCTTCCTGCTCTGA
- a CDS encoding GNAT family acetyltransferase codes for MAVEVRPFTNDDRAGVTALWIEAFPDDPPRNRPDRMIARKMTVQPELFLVALMDGRVIGTVLAGFDGVRGWIYHLAVEEASRRRGVGTRLVRAAEQALAALGCPKINLQVRSSNAAVVGFYTALGYVVEERVSLGKPLGEEEDDRVLYR; via the coding sequence ATGGCTGTCGAGGTCCGACCCTTCACGAATGACGATCGCGCCGGCGTCACCGCGCTCTGGATTGAAGCGTTCCCCGACGATCCGCCCCGCAATCGTCCGGACAGGATGATCGCCCGCAAGATGACCGTGCAGCCGGAGCTGTTTCTGGTGGCGCTCATGGATGGGCGCGTGATCGGGACCGTCCTCGCGGGATTCGACGGGGTGCGCGGCTGGATCTATCATCTCGCCGTGGAAGAGGCGTCGAGGCGCAGGGGCGTGGGGACCAGGCTCGTCCGCGCCGCGGAGCAAGCGCTTGCCGCGCTCGGCTGCCCGAAGATCAATCTGCAGGTGCGCTCGAGCAACGCGGCCGTCGTGGGGTTCTACACGGCGCTCGGGTATGTCGTCGAGGAACGGGTAAGCCTGGGGAAGCCGCTCGGAGAAGAAGAGGACGACCGGGTCTTGTATCGTTGA